A genomic window from Erpetoichthys calabaricus chromosome 17, fErpCal1.3, whole genome shotgun sequence includes:
- the LOC114667664 gene encoding sialic acid-binding Ig-like lectin 7 isoform X2, with the protein MDFKVWIHRLVVLFTLWDGRVEAGCDVAITPASIIVKSGDPVRVTCSTNRKDFKTIGWNAPVSPVMKDKDLPEPTLELESGIHVNDTVNVTCSVKGQHPTNTTQRLLIPGLKLNLSSVNGKPVISNFKARKEHNGLKVICETHLHLPTATYQRNSSVTLNVSFPPVISPRLPVNPLITAGWSLESQLTCAADGNPRPNIRWFKDDKVVEPSKVMDWGDEGLYECVAENTHGRTRRSVAIVITHDYLPRIAGTSAVILVFVLIMVIIFYVIYYTKNKTGQYRIEDRKIMFTKQGVGLNGGTDHIVFTPLITL; encoded by the exons GAGTTGAAGCAGGATGCGACGTGGCCATCACTCCCGCCAGCATCATTGTGAAATCCGGAGACCCGGTGCGTGTCACCTGCAGCACAAACCGTAAAGACTTCAAGACTATTGGCTGGAATGCGCCGGTGTCACCTGTGATGAAAGACAAAG ATTTGCCAGAACCCACCCTTGAATTGGAAAGTGGAATACATGTGAATGACACCGTGAACGTGACCTGCAGTGTGAAGGGTCAGCACCCAACCAACACCACCCAACGGCTGCTCATCCCTGGCCTCAAACTAAATTTGAGTAGCGTGAATGGAAAGCCCGTGATCAGCAATTTCAAAGCACGGAAGGAGCACAACGGGCTGAAGGTCATCTGTGAGACTCACCTGCACTTACCCACCGCGACGTACCAGAGGAACAGCAGTGTCACCCTCAATGTGTCAT TCCCCCCAGTTATAAGCCCTCGCCTCCCTGTAAACCCACTCATCACCGCAGGATGGAGTTTGGAAAGCCAGTTGACGTGTGCAGCTGATGGAAACCCCCGGCCAAATATCCGGTGGTTCAAAGATGATAAAGTAGTGGAACCTTCCAAAGTGATGGACTGGGGCGATGAAGGCTTATATGAATGTGTGGCCGAGAACACGCATGGGAGAACACGACGGAGTGTGGCGATCGTCATCACCC ATGATTACCTTCCACGGATTGCCGGGACTTCGGCTGTGATCCTTGTCTTTGTCCTCATCATGGTCATTATCTTTTATGTGATCTACTACACCAAAAACAAAACGGGCCAATACAGAATCGAAGACCGAAAAATCATGTTTACCAAACAAGGAGTGGGCCTCAACGGGGGCACGGACCACATTGTCTTCACGCCGCTAATCACTCTTTGA
- the LOC114667664 gene encoding vascular cell adhesion protein 1-like isoform X1 has protein sequence MDFKVWIHRLVVLFTLWDGRVEAGCDVAITPASIIVKSGDPVRVTCSTNRKDFKTIGWNAPVSPVMKDKGGKAIWSVDNLTIRDAEVRCFLNLSAPPYHCEKKLHLFVYNLPEPTLELESGIHVNDTVNVTCSVKGQHPTNTTQRLLIPGLKLNLSSVNGKPVISNFKARKEHNGLKVICETHLHLPTATYQRNSSVTLNVSFPPVISPRLPVNPLITAGWSLESQLTCAADGNPRPNIRWFKDDKVVEPSKVMDWGDEGLYECVAENTHGRTRRSVAIVITHDYLPRIAGTSAVILVFVLIMVIIFYVIYYTKNKTGQYRIEDRKIMFTKQGVGLNGGTDHIVFTPLITL, from the exons GAGTTGAAGCAGGATGCGACGTGGCCATCACTCCCGCCAGCATCATTGTGAAATCCGGAGACCCGGTGCGTGTCACCTGCAGCACAAACCGTAAAGACTTCAAGACTATTGGCTGGAATGCGCCGGTGTCACCTGTGATGAAAGACAAAGGTGGGAAAGCCATTTGGAGTGTGGATAATCTTACCATCAGGGATGCCGAGGTCAGGTGCTTCTTAAACTTGAGTGCACCACCCTATCACTGTGAAAAGAAGCTCCATCTCTTTGTATACA ATTTGCCAGAACCCACCCTTGAATTGGAAAGTGGAATACATGTGAATGACACCGTGAACGTGACCTGCAGTGTGAAGGGTCAGCACCCAACCAACACCACCCAACGGCTGCTCATCCCTGGCCTCAAACTAAATTTGAGTAGCGTGAATGGAAAGCCCGTGATCAGCAATTTCAAAGCACGGAAGGAGCACAACGGGCTGAAGGTCATCTGTGAGACTCACCTGCACTTACCCACCGCGACGTACCAGAGGAACAGCAGTGTCACCCTCAATGTGTCAT TCCCCCCAGTTATAAGCCCTCGCCTCCCTGTAAACCCACTCATCACCGCAGGATGGAGTTTGGAAAGCCAGTTGACGTGTGCAGCTGATGGAAACCCCCGGCCAAATATCCGGTGGTTCAAAGATGATAAAGTAGTGGAACCTTCCAAAGTGATGGACTGGGGCGATGAAGGCTTATATGAATGTGTGGCCGAGAACACGCATGGGAGAACACGACGGAGTGTGGCGATCGTCATCACCC ATGATTACCTTCCACGGATTGCCGGGACTTCGGCTGTGATCCTTGTCTTTGTCCTCATCATGGTCATTATCTTTTATGTGATCTACTACACCAAAAACAAAACGGGCCAATACAGAATCGAAGACCGAAAAATCATGTTTACCAAACAAGGAGTGGGCCTCAACGGGGGCACGGACCACATTGTCTTCACGCCGCTAATCACTCTTTGA